The following are encoded in a window of Streptomyces sp. Go-475 genomic DNA:
- a CDS encoding ABC transporter permease, whose amino-acid sequence MSATTDVTEPAPSKTEPSAADTARQRLDLGRFRELSLVPAILVLGLIGFIVSPAFLTADNLIGVAQQSTELSLLVLATALILICGRMDLSLESTIGVAPVIAVWLVLPTTGGRFTGLGLFPEWTAVPLCLLVGVAIGVLNGFLILKLRLNGFIVTLGGLTMLRGLQVALSEGQSIVDLPSSFTYLGKASWLGVPAAIWICAVLFAAGGSALAWLRHGRALYAVGGNAEAARTAGIRVDRIVWAVLILGSLLAAFAGILYSGHYGSISATQGSGWIFQVFAATVIGGVSLNGGKGSVFGALTGVLTLQLVVNVMTLAGVPALWNQFLNGAIIIVALIISRFASGEKQE is encoded by the coding sequence ATGTCCGCCACCACAGATGTCACGGAGCCCGCACCGAGCAAAACGGAGCCTTCCGCGGCGGACACCGCCCGGCAGCGGCTCGACCTCGGCCGTTTCCGTGAACTGTCCCTGGTCCCGGCCATCCTCGTGCTGGGCCTGATCGGTTTCATCGTCTCGCCGGCCTTCCTGACCGCCGACAACCTCATCGGAGTGGCGCAGCAGTCCACCGAACTGAGTCTGCTCGTCCTCGCCACCGCCCTCATCCTCATCTGCGGGCGCATGGACCTGTCGCTGGAATCGACCATCGGCGTGGCCCCGGTCATCGCCGTATGGCTCGTCCTGCCGACGACCGGTGGGCGGTTCACCGGACTCGGGCTCTTCCCCGAGTGGACGGCGGTCCCGTTGTGCCTCCTGGTCGGCGTGGCGATCGGCGTTCTGAACGGCTTCCTCATCCTCAAGCTGCGGCTCAACGGGTTCATCGTCACCCTCGGCGGTCTGACCATGCTGCGCGGCCTCCAGGTCGCCCTCTCCGAGGGCCAGTCGATCGTGGACCTGCCGTCCTCGTTCACCTACCTGGGCAAGGCGTCCTGGCTCGGCGTACCCGCGGCCATCTGGATCTGCGCGGTGCTGTTCGCGGCGGGGGGCAGCGCGCTGGCGTGGCTGCGGCACGGCCGGGCGCTGTACGCCGTCGGCGGCAACGCGGAGGCGGCCCGCACCGCCGGCATCCGCGTCGACCGGATCGTGTGGGCCGTCCTCATCCTCGGCAGCCTGCTCGCCGCGTTCGCCGGCATCCTCTACAGCGGCCACTACGGCTCCATCTCCGCCACCCAGGGCAGCGGCTGGATCTTCCAGGTCTTCGCCGCGACCGTCATCGGAGGGGTGAGCCTGAACGGCGGCAAGGGCTCCGTGTTCGGCGCCCTCACGGGCGTCCTGACTCTCCAGCTCGTCGTCAACGTCATGACTCTGGCGGGCGTGCCGGCGCTGTGGAACCAGTTCCTGAACGGCGCGATCATCATCGTCGCCCTGATCATCTCCCGCTTCGCTTCCGGCGAGAAGCAGGAGTAG
- a CDS encoding sugar ABC transporter ATP-binding protein, whose product MADTATSPASGPGTRAPVAEATGISKRFGATIALRDARISIAEGEAHALVGRNGAGKSTLVSILTGLQQPDTGSLRFSGAPAPAYGDIDAWRSKVACVYQRSTIIGDLTVAENLFLNRQSPGAVRPIRWKQLRQRAEELLGEYGVAVDPAARARDLTVEQRQFVEIARALSFGARFIILDEPTAKLDARGIGRLFDKLRDLQEQGVAFLFISHHLQEVYDLCTTVTVYRDAAHILTAPVAELGHHSLVEAMTGDAASVAAGPASAPPTAPADGTELLRIDALTLPGACEDLSLAVRSGEVIGLAGATASGNVQVGETVAGLHRAKAGRITIGGTVVRTGSVPSALAAGVGFVPEDRHLQGLVNNRSVAENATLTVTDQLGPFGTVLPARTRAFARRMIRDLDIKTPAADTPVSALSGGNQQKVVVARALATDPHVLVAIRPTNGVDVKSKEFLLGRIRRAADEGKAALIVSDELDDLRTCDRVVVMFHGRVVAEFDRGWKDEHVVAAIEGVADTTTASAASGTHQHGR is encoded by the coding sequence ATGGCGGACACCGCCACCAGCCCGGCGAGCGGACCCGGAACCCGGGCCCCGGTCGCCGAGGCGACCGGCATCAGCAAACGATTCGGCGCCACCATCGCGCTGCGCGACGCCCGCATCAGCATCGCCGAGGGCGAAGCGCACGCCCTGGTGGGACGCAACGGCGCCGGCAAGTCGACGCTCGTGTCCATCCTCACCGGCCTCCAGCAGCCCGACACCGGCTCGCTGCGCTTCTCCGGTGCGCCGGCCCCCGCCTACGGAGACATCGACGCCTGGCGCTCGAAGGTCGCCTGCGTCTACCAGCGGTCCACCATCATCGGTGATCTGACCGTCGCCGAGAACCTCTTCCTGAACCGGCAGAGCCCCGGCGCGGTGCGCCCCATCCGCTGGAAGCAGCTCAGGCAGCGGGCGGAGGAACTCCTCGGCGAGTACGGCGTGGCCGTCGACCCCGCCGCCCGGGCCAGGGACCTGACCGTCGAGCAGCGGCAGTTCGTGGAGATCGCCCGCGCGCTGTCCTTCGGCGCCCGGTTCATCATCCTGGACGAGCCCACCGCCAAGCTCGACGCCCGCGGCATCGGCCGCCTCTTCGACAAGCTCCGGGACCTGCAGGAGCAAGGCGTCGCCTTCCTCTTCATCTCCCACCACCTGCAAGAGGTCTACGACCTCTGCACCACCGTCACGGTCTACCGCGACGCGGCCCACATCCTCACCGCACCCGTGGCCGAACTGGGGCACCACTCCCTCGTGGAGGCCATGACCGGCGACGCCGCCTCCGTGGCAGCAGGCCCCGCGAGCGCGCCCCCGACCGCACCGGCCGACGGGACGGAGCTGCTGCGCATCGACGCCCTCACCCTGCCCGGCGCCTGCGAGGACCTCTCCCTGGCGGTGCGCTCCGGCGAGGTGATCGGGCTCGCCGGAGCGACGGCCAGCGGCAATGTGCAGGTGGGCGAGACCGTCGCCGGTCTGCACCGCGCCAAGGCCGGCCGCATCACCATCGGTGGCACAGTCGTGCGCACCGGCAGCGTGCCGTCCGCCCTGGCCGCCGGAGTGGGTTTCGTCCCCGAGGACCGCCATCTGCAGGGCCTGGTCAACAACCGGAGCGTGGCGGAGAACGCGACGCTCACCGTCACCGACCAGCTCGGCCCGTTCGGCACTGTCCTGCCCGCCCGCACCAGGGCCTTCGCCCGACGCATGATCCGCGACCTCGACATCAAGACCCCCGCGGCCGACACCCCGGTCTCCGCGCTCTCCGGCGGCAACCAGCAGAAGGTCGTCGTCGCCCGCGCCCTGGCCACCGACCCGCACGTCCTGGTGGCCATCCGCCCCACCAACGGCGTCGACGTCAAATCCAAGGAGTTCCTGCTCGGCAGGATCCGGCGGGCCGCCGACGAGGGCAAGGCCGCCCTGATCGTCTCCGACGAACTCGACGACCTCAGAACCTGCGACCGCGTCGTGGTCATGTTCCACGGACGGGTGGTCGCCGAGTTCGACCGCGGCTGGAAGGACGAGCACGTCGTCGCCGCCATCGAGGGCGTCGCCGACACCACCACCGCATCCGCCGCGTCCGGCACTCACCAGCACGGAAGGTAG